From the Maridesulfovibrio bastinii DSM 16055 genome, one window contains:
- a CDS encoding ATP-binding protein, with product MPVKELGPEKLSARMAPEKVPADDSRGLKFSHDSYDRFQPRALQAFKMALAISGTKHNVYLSGEPNLGRSYFVKEYFTVRAAKQQTPPDWLYLHNFDDADRPIAVSLPAGEGKVFKNSLGDAVSAIRDKLPSWFERDNHVKAHERISRSFQDERDELFSRMDEMATSKGFSLEVDDGGGLTLLPLIEGRILNDEEFERVDPALRKQLRNTADDLLAEITVVLRKINKTEEGFRSDERKLHQDSAREFLKKHLGPLLSDFAGQDKIISYLESLEEELLDNIDLFMGKQNPAPNPLLPLSAQESSPLDDLFARFDVNLLVDNSSVKGAPVVVEDHPTSFNLLGSIERESELGALYTDFTLIKAGSLHRANHGYLILYADDVLTNPASWEGLLRALRTGRARIEDPGESEHTRTKTIEPEPVPLDLTVILIGSEETYELLLYNDERFGKYFKLKAHMQVSVDRTAANVRRFLDVIGIIASGCGMLPFDRQALAGLVDYSGRVMEDQKKLSLRFPIIKECMVEASALAGLAGKKIVDAQTLREALDMRDFRANLYEDEFMTEYDREVIKVETSGEGIGRANGLSVTMFGDYEFGLPHQISCSVGVGHGGILDLEREANMGGPIHTKGMMIIKNYLLRLFAQNKPLVMTGSLCFEQSYAGIEGDSASGAELAALISAVADIPISFRFAFTGAVSQSGAVMAVGGVNRKIEGFYEVCRRRGLTEGQGVLIPADNTVNLMLRPEVVSAVDRGDFHIYPVKTIEEALTLLTGMKVGRKSAKTGKYPTGTLYRRVDDRLAEFARIAREAENGPDRRYRSRKTS from the coding sequence ATGCCAGTAAAAGAACTCGGACCTGAAAAGCTCAGTGCCCGTATGGCCCCTGAAAAAGTACCGGCTGATGACAGCAGGGGACTTAAATTTTCACATGACTCCTATGACCGCTTTCAGCCAAGAGCCCTGCAGGCTTTTAAAATGGCTCTGGCCATAAGCGGAACAAAGCATAATGTTTATCTTTCCGGCGAACCGAATCTTGGAAGAAGCTATTTTGTTAAAGAATATTTCACCGTGCGGGCGGCAAAGCAGCAGACCCCTCCGGACTGGCTTTATCTGCATAATTTTGATGATGCCGATCGCCCTATAGCCGTATCCCTCCCTGCCGGGGAAGGAAAAGTTTTTAAAAATTCACTTGGTGATGCTGTTTCCGCAATAAGGGACAAATTGCCCTCATGGTTTGAGCGGGATAACCATGTAAAAGCCCATGAGCGTATTTCCCGCAGTTTTCAGGATGAGCGTGATGAGCTTTTTTCACGCATGGATGAGATGGCGACTTCAAAAGGTTTCAGCCTTGAGGTTGACGATGGTGGCGGCCTGACTCTGCTTCCGCTTATTGAAGGGCGAATTTTAAACGATGAGGAATTCGAGCGGGTTGATCCGGCCTTGCGCAAGCAGCTTAGAAATACTGCTGATGACCTTCTGGCAGAGATTACTGTTGTTCTCCGTAAGATAAATAAGACTGAAGAAGGGTTTCGCAGTGATGAACGAAAACTGCATCAGGATTCCGCCAGAGAATTTCTGAAAAAACATCTTGGTCCGTTGCTGAGTGACTTTGCAGGGCAGGATAAAATAATAAGTTACCTTGAGTCCCTTGAAGAGGAACTGCTCGATAATATTGATCTGTTCATGGGCAAGCAGAATCCGGCTCCGAATCCGCTTCTGCCTCTCTCTGCTCAGGAATCATCTCCTTTGGACGACCTGTTTGCCAGATTTGATGTGAATCTTCTTGTGGACAACAGTTCCGTGAAAGGTGCTCCTGTAGTTGTAGAAGACCATCCGACATCTTTTAATCTTCTTGGTAGTATTGAAAGAGAATCCGAGCTTGGCGCACTTTATACTGATTTTACGCTTATAAAAGCAGGTTCTCTGCACAGAGCCAATCATGGCTACCTGATTCTTTACGCCGACGATGTTCTGACCAATCCCGCCTCGTGGGAAGGTCTGCTTCGGGCTTTGCGTACTGGGAGAGCCAGAATCGAAGATCCCGGTGAGAGTGAACATACCAGAACTAAAACAATAGAACCTGAACCGGTTCCTCTTGATCTCACCGTTATTCTTATCGGGTCTGAGGAAACTTATGAGCTGTTGCTTTATAACGATGAAAGGTTTGGAAAATATTTTAAATTAAAGGCCCACATGCAGGTTTCTGTTGACAGAACGGCCGCCAATGTCCGCAGATTTCTGGATGTTATAGGTATTATTGCCTCAGGATGCGGGATGCTGCCTTTCGACAGGCAGGCTCTGGCCGGTCTTGTTGATTATTCCGGCAGGGTAATGGAAGACCAGAAAAAACTTTCACTCCGTTTTCCTATTATAAAAGAGTGTATGGTTGAGGCTTCTGCCCTTGCCGGTCTGGCCGGAAAGAAAATTGTAGATGCGCAGACATTGCGTGAAGCTCTTGATATGCGCGATTTCAGAGCCAATCTGTATGAAGACGAATTCATGACCGAATATGACCGCGAAGTTATAAAGGTTGAAACTTCAGGAGAAGGTATCGGCCGGGCAAACGGTCTTTCGGTGACAATGTTCGGGGATTATGAATTCGGCCTTCCCCATCAGATATCCTGCTCTGTAGGAGTCGGGCATGGCGGAATTCTTGATCTGGAGCGGGAAGCCAATATGGGCGGACCCATTCATACCAAGGGCATGATGATTATCAAAAATTATCTGCTGAGACTTTTTGCCCAGAATAAGCCGCTGGTCATGACCGGCAGTCTCTGTTTTGAGCAGAGTTATGCCGGTATCGAGGGTGATTCCGCTTCCGGAGCGGAACTGGCCGCATTAATATCCGCTGTTGCCGATATTCCGATCAGCTTCAGATTTGCCTTTACCGGAGCCGTAAGCCAGAGTGGTGCTGTTATGGCTGTTGGCGGAGTTAACCGCAAAATAGAAGGTTTTTATGAGGTCTGCCGCCGCAGGGGGCTTACCGAAGGGCAGGGCGTTTTGATTCCTGCTGATAATACGGTTAATCTCATGTTGCGTCCGGAAGTTGTAAGTGCCGTTGACCGTGGTGATTTTCACATTTATCCGGTAAAAACCATTGAAGAAGCTCTGACTCTGCTTACAGGGATGAAGGTTGGCAGAAAAAGTGCTAAAACAGGTAAATATCCGACCGGGACTCTTTATCGCAGGGTCGATGACAGGCTTGCCGAATTTGCACGTATAGCCCGCGAAGCAGAGAACGGCCCGGATAGAAGATACAGGTCCAGAAAGACTTCCTAA
- a CDS encoding LysM peptidoglycan-binding domain-containing protein encodes MKRMLWLAIACSLLFAWGCAKKPVSQQEDVVVVEETEVPAAKVEPAEKPVPPSPMEIYESEYKSLPTTHTVAKGECLWWIAEYQQVYNDPFMWPLIYKANRDMIKNPDMIYPGQTFSIPRDGFSLDDVKEARKSAGAAWKSLEPGQDVYIPAEMKAALGYL; translated from the coding sequence ATGAAAAGAATGCTTTGGCTTGCCATTGCCTGTTCTCTGCTGTTCGCCTGGGGTTGTGCCAAAAAGCCGGTCTCGCAGCAGGAAGATGTTGTTGTGGTTGAGGAAACAGAAGTTCCCGCCGCAAAAGTTGAGCCGGCTGAAAAGCCTGTTCCACCTTCCCCGATGGAAATTTATGAATCTGAATACAAAAGTCTGCCTACAACTCACACCGTAGCCAAAGGCGAATGCCTCTGGTGGATTGCCGAGTATCAGCAGGTTTACAATGATCCTTTTATGTGGCCCCTTATTTATAAAGCCAACAGAGATATGATCAAAAACCCTGACATGATTTACCCCGGCCAGACCTTCAGCATTCCTCGTGACGGTTTCAGTCTCGATGATGTTAAAGAAGCTCGCAAATCCGCCGGTGCAGCATGGAAATCTCTCGAGCCAGGTCAGGACGTATACATCCCTGCAGAAATGAAAGCCGCTTTAGGCTATCTCTAA
- a CDS encoding septal ring lytic transglycosylase RlpA family protein, whose amino-acid sequence MTRSLAVITAILMLFAVGCAKKVIHSTPPAPHYKQYSSDKPEVSKPILKIKPYTVNGITYYPHASSKGYHGQGLASWYGDDFHGKLTANGEIYDMHAMTAAHRTLPMGTVLKVRDVESGRSVVVRVNDRGPFADPDKRIIDLSYAAAQKLGIVNKGLTPVNLSVVDDMNIEPVLAEEVGKDAAPAEAEQMLEKASHTSQDVVITETSTAQEHYYIQVGAFTDKLRAEAIKNYLLKDGYSQSRLENVIVNEVEFFRVQAGYFLSLDSAEEALQKIRTQYPEGFIIAD is encoded by the coding sequence ATGACTAGATCATTAGCGGTCATAACAGCAATATTAATGCTGTTCGCTGTAGGTTGTGCCAAGAAAGTGATACATTCAACACCACCTGCACCACATTACAAACAATACAGTTCAGATAAGCCTGAAGTTTCAAAACCTATACTTAAGATTAAACCGTATACGGTTAATGGAATAACTTATTATCCGCATGCTTCGTCAAAAGGCTATCACGGTCAGGGCCTTGCTTCATGGTACGGTGACGATTTCCACGGTAAATTAACGGCAAATGGTGAAATTTACGATATGCATGCCATGACAGCTGCTCATAGAACTCTGCCCATGGGAACTGTGCTAAAGGTCAGAGACGTTGAAAGCGGTCGCAGTGTTGTTGTTCGTGTCAACGACCGAGGACCGTTTGCCGACCCTGATAAAAGAATTATAGATCTTTCCTATGCCGCAGCCCAGAAGCTTGGTATTGTCAATAAAGGCCTTACTCCGGTCAACCTCAGTGTTGTGGATGATATGAATATCGAGCCTGTTTTAGCGGAAGAAGTCGGTAAGGATGCTGCCCCGGCAGAAGCAGAACAGATGCTTGAAAAAGCTTCACATACTTCACAGGATGTTGTCATAACTGAGACTTCAACCGCTCAGGAACATTATTACATTCAGGTTGGAGCTTTTACTGATAAACTCAGAGCTGAGGCGATAAAGAATTATCTGTTAAAAGACGGATATTCGCAGTCGCGTCTTGAAAATGTAATAGTAAATGAGGTTGAGTTTTTCAGGGTTCAGGCCGGGTATTTCCTGTCTTTGGATTCAGCCGAAGAAGCTTTGCAGAAAATAAGAACTCAGTATCCCGAAGGATTTATTATCGCTGATTGA